A part of Streptomyces sp. NBC_00557 genomic DNA contains:
- a CDS encoding SDR family oxidoreductase codes for MDLSNRTVLVVGGTSGIGRELARRFAAAGSTVAVGGRSPEALAELAGEGFGTFRVDVTDGASVASARDAVLARYPGLDTVVTMSGVMLLEDLRDPEHFEAAATTIDTNLLGTIRVVDAFTPHLVGRGAGTFITVTSGIAFLPFPPMPSYAASKTAVHAYSEALRAQLDGTGVGVVELVPPAVATAGQEKVNPHALPLDEFATEVMHLLSADPTPHQILVKGVLMHRWAERDGTYDDLVAQRSQALAMLPGRKG; via the coding sequence GTGGATCTCTCCAACCGCACCGTTCTCGTCGTCGGCGGGACCTCGGGTATCGGGCGGGAGCTGGCCCGGCGGTTCGCCGCGGCGGGCAGCACCGTCGCCGTGGGCGGCCGCAGCCCGGAGGCGCTGGCGGAACTCGCCGGGGAAGGTTTCGGCACGTTCCGTGTCGACGTCACGGACGGCGCCTCCGTCGCATCGGCCCGTGACGCCGTGCTCGCCCGGTACCCCGGGCTGGACACGGTGGTGACGATGTCCGGCGTCATGCTCCTGGAGGACCTGCGCGACCCCGAGCACTTCGAGGCGGCGGCGACGACGATCGACACCAACCTGCTCGGCACCATCCGGGTCGTCGACGCCTTCACCCCGCACCTGGTGGGGCGGGGCGCCGGCACCTTCATCACCGTGACCTCGGGCATCGCCTTCCTGCCGTTCCCGCCGATGCCCAGCTACGCCGCCTCGAAGACCGCGGTGCACGCCTACTCGGAGGCGCTGCGCGCGCAGCTCGACGGCACCGGTGTCGGCGTCGTCGAGCTCGTACCCCCGGCCGTCGCCACAGCAGGCCAGGAGAAGGTGAACCCGCACGCACTGCCGCTCGACGAGTTCGCCACCGAGGTCATGCACCTGCTCTCGGCGGACCCCACCCCGCACCAGATCCTGGTGAAGGGCGTGCTGATGCACCGCTGGGCCGAACGCGACGGCACCTACGACGACCTCGTCGCACAGCGCTCCCAGGCGCTGGCCATGCTCCCCGGCCGCAAGGGCTGA
- a CDS encoding DeoR/GlpR family DNA-binding transcription regulator has translation MSRDARWKALLELLVERGRLEVEEAAAELEVSAATIRRDFDRLAEQQMLVRTRGGAVVHGVSYELPLRYKTARRASEKQRIAKAVAELVAPGEAVGLTGGTTTTEVARALAVRGDLATGSPALTVVTNALNIANELAVRPQFKIVVTGGVARPQSYELIGPLADGVLGQITLDVAVLGVVAFDVTHGAAAHDEAEAAINRLLCRRAERVVVAADSSKLGRRAFARICDTELVDTLVTDTAAEPETVRRFEEAGVRVVTM, from the coding sequence ATGTCCCGGGACGCCCGCTGGAAGGCGCTGCTGGAACTGCTCGTGGAGCGCGGCCGGCTGGAGGTCGAGGAGGCGGCGGCCGAGCTGGAGGTGTCGGCGGCGACGATCCGCCGGGACTTCGACCGGCTCGCCGAGCAGCAGATGCTGGTGCGCACCCGGGGCGGAGCGGTGGTGCACGGGGTGTCGTACGAACTCCCGTTGCGCTACAAGACGGCCCGCCGCGCCTCGGAGAAGCAGCGCATCGCCAAGGCCGTCGCCGAACTCGTCGCCCCCGGCGAGGCGGTGGGGCTGACCGGCGGCACGACCACCACGGAGGTGGCCCGCGCCCTGGCCGTGCGCGGCGATCTGGCCACCGGGTCGCCCGCCCTGACGGTCGTCACGAACGCGCTCAACATCGCCAACGAGCTGGCCGTACGGCCCCAGTTCAAGATCGTGGTGACGGGTGGGGTGGCCCGCCCGCAGTCGTACGAGCTCATCGGCCCGCTCGCGGACGGGGTGCTCGGGCAGATCACGCTCGACGTGGCGGTGCTCGGCGTCGTCGCCTTCGACGTCACGCACGGCGCGGCGGCCCATGACGAGGCGGAGGCCGCGATCAACCGGCTGCTGTGCCGGCGTGCCGAGCGGGTGGTGGTCGCGGCGGACTCCAGCAAGCTGGGCCGGCGCGCGTTCGCCCGGATCTGCGACACGGAGCTGGTGGACACGCTGGTGACGGACACGGCGGCGGAGCCGGAGACGGTACGCCGCTTCGAGGAGGCGGGCGTCCGGGTCGTCACCATGTGA
- a CDS encoding alpha-ketoglutarate-dependent dioxygenase AlkB family protein, producing MEDELFARERAEVAPGAVHVPDWLDAGAQRDLLAACRRWARPPAGLRPVRTPGGGTMSARQVCLGWHWYPYAYARTAVDGDGAPVKPFPGWLGELGRRAAVAALGPQPPYTYDIALINFYDGDARMGMHRDSDERADAPVVSLSLGDTCVFRFGNTATRSRPYTDIELRSGDLFVFGGPSRSAYHGVPRVYAGTAPDGLGLSGRLNITLRVSGR from the coding sequence ATGGAAGACGAGCTGTTCGCCCGGGAGCGCGCCGAGGTCGCGCCGGGCGCCGTGCACGTCCCGGACTGGCTGGACGCCGGCGCGCAGCGCGACCTGCTCGCCGCCTGCCGCCGGTGGGCGCGGCCACCGGCCGGACTGCGCCCGGTCCGCACCCCGGGCGGCGGCACGATGAGCGCGCGGCAGGTCTGCCTGGGCTGGCACTGGTACCCGTACGCCTACGCCCGCACGGCCGTCGACGGCGACGGCGCCCCCGTGAAGCCCTTCCCCGGCTGGCTCGGCGAGCTGGGCCGCCGCGCCGCCGTCGCCGCGCTGGGACCGCAGCCGCCGTACACGTACGACATCGCACTGATCAACTTCTACGACGGCGATGCCCGCATGGGCATGCACCGCGACAGCGACGAGAGGGCGGACGCGCCGGTGGTGTCGCTGAGCCTGGGCGACACCTGTGTCTTCCGGTTCGGGAACACCGCGACGCGCTCCAGGCCCTACACGGACATCGAGCTGCGCAGCGGCGACCTGTTCGTGTTCGGCGGGCCGTCGCGGTCGGCCTACCACGGGGTCCCGCGGGTGTACGCGGGCACCGCCCCGGACGGGCTGGGCCTGTCCGGACGTCTGAACATCACGCTTCGGGTCAGCGGCCGGTAG
- a CDS encoding DUF1272 domain-containing protein encodes MPGGRSRYAPPRICSYECTFCEACGEALGRICPDCGGELVPRPRRSAGP; translated from the coding sequence ATTCCGGGCGGGCGTTCGCGGTACGCGCCGCCCCGGATCTGCTCGTACGAGTGCACGTTCTGCGAGGCGTGCGGCGAGGCCCTGGGCCGGATCTGTCCCGACTGCGGCGGCGAGCTGGTCCCCCGGCCTCGCCGGTCAGCCGGTCCGTGA
- a CDS encoding SIS domain-containing protein, protein MSHVENELNSQPECWMRAAEQAGRYRDALPAPGERVAIVGCGTSYFMAQAAAALREGAGRGETDAFAASEFPYGRPYDRVVALTRSGTTTEVLGLLAELRGRTRTTAVTGDPDTPVASAADDLVVLDFADERSVVQTRFATTALTLLRAHLGLHTDSVVADARTALTTPLPDGLADCSQFTFLGRGWTVGLASEAALKMREASLSWTEAYPAMEYRHGPISITTAGTATWMLGEAPEGLARQVRATGGLWIDGTLDPLAELVRVQRLAVAVAAARGLDPDRPRHLTRSVILAP, encoded by the coding sequence ATGAGCCATGTCGAGAACGAGCTGAACAGCCAGCCCGAGTGCTGGATGCGGGCAGCCGAGCAGGCCGGGCGGTACCGGGACGCGCTGCCGGCGCCGGGGGAGCGGGTCGCGATCGTGGGCTGCGGGACGTCGTACTTCATGGCACAGGCGGCCGCGGCGCTGCGCGAGGGCGCGGGCAGGGGCGAGACCGACGCGTTCGCGGCCTCCGAGTTCCCGTACGGGCGGCCGTACGACCGGGTCGTGGCCCTCACCCGGTCCGGAACCACCACCGAAGTGCTCGGCCTGCTGGCGGAGTTGAGGGGCCGGACGCGGACCACGGCCGTCACCGGCGACCCGGACACCCCGGTGGCCTCGGCCGCCGACGACCTCGTCGTGCTGGACTTCGCCGACGAACGCTCCGTCGTGCAGACCCGGTTCGCCACCACCGCCCTCACCCTCCTGCGCGCCCACCTCGGCCTGCACACCGACTCCGTCGTCGCCGACGCGCGCACGGCCCTCACCACTCCTCTTCCCGACGGGCTGGCCGACTGCAGCCAGTTCACCTTCCTCGGGCGCGGCTGGACCGTCGGGCTCGCGAGCGAGGCCGCGCTGAAGATGCGGGAGGCCTCGCTGTCCTGGACCGAGGCGTACCCGGCGATGGAGTACCGGCACGGCCCCATCAGCATCACCACCGCGGGCACCGCCACCTGGATGCTCGGCGAGGCGCCCGAGGGGCTCGCCCGGCAGGTCCGCGCCACCGGCGGACTGTGGATCGACGGCACGCTCGACCCGCTGGCCGAACTCGTCCGGGTGCAGCGGCTCGCGGTCGCCGTCGCCGCCGCCCGCGGCCTCGACCCCGACCGGCCGCGCCACCTCACCCGCTCGGTGATCCTCGCCCCCTGA
- a CDS encoding methyltransferase, with protein sequence MTTPWGEVELARFPEDPRDRLRAWDSADAYLLRHLAEEGVPLTGSVVVVGDRWGALATALAEHRPAQITDSFLTQEATRANLARAGVEPGAVPLLTTQDPPPERVDVLLVRVPKSLALLEDQLLRLAPAVHAGTVVVGTGMVKEIHTSTLRLFERVLGPTRTSLARQKARLVFCTPDPALERPANPWPYRYALPDGVGVMSGRTVVNHAGVFCADRLDIGTRFFLRHLPEPGAGRVVDLGCGNGVVGTAVALADPSAEVLFVDESFQAVASAEATYKANGVPGHAEFRVGDGLAGVAPGSVDLVLNNPPFHSHQATTDATAWRMFTGARRSLRPGGELWVIGNRHLGYHVKLRRLFGNSEVVASDPKFVVLRAVKKG encoded by the coding sequence ATGACGACACCGTGGGGCGAGGTCGAGCTGGCCCGCTTCCCCGAGGACCCGCGCGACCGGCTGCGCGCCTGGGACTCCGCCGACGCGTACCTGCTGCGGCATCTGGCCGAGGAGGGGGTGCCGCTCACCGGCTCCGTCGTGGTGGTCGGGGACCGCTGGGGCGCGCTGGCCACGGCGCTCGCGGAGCACCGGCCGGCGCAGATCACCGACTCGTTCCTGACCCAGGAGGCGACCCGGGCGAATCTGGCGCGGGCCGGGGTGGAGCCCGGGGCGGTGCCGCTGCTGACCACGCAGGACCCGCCGCCGGAGCGGGTGGACGTGCTGCTGGTGCGGGTGCCGAAGAGCCTGGCCCTGCTGGAGGACCAGCTGCTGCGGCTGGCGCCGGCCGTGCACGCGGGCACGGTCGTCGTGGGCACCGGGATGGTGAAGGAGATCCACACCTCCACGCTCCGGCTGTTCGAGCGCGTCCTCGGCCCGACCCGGACCTCGCTGGCGCGGCAGAAGGCGCGGCTGGTCTTCTGCACCCCTGACCCGGCGCTGGAGCGGCCCGCGAACCCGTGGCCGTACCGCTACGCCCTCCCGGACGGCGTCGGCGTGATGTCGGGCCGCACGGTCGTCAACCACGCGGGCGTCTTCTGCGCCGACCGGCTCGACATCGGCACCCGCTTCTTCCTCCGGCACCTGCCCGAGCCGGGCGCGGGCCGCGTGGTGGACCTGGGCTGCGGCAACGGCGTCGTCGGTACGGCGGTGGCCCTCGCGGACCCGTCCGCCGAGGTGCTGTTCGTGGACGAGTCCTTCCAGGCGGTGGCCTCGGCGGAGGCGACGTACAAGGCCAACGGGGTGCCGGGGCACGCCGAGTTCCGGGTCGGCGACGGACTGGCCGGGGTGGCGCCGGGCAGCGTGGACCTGGTGCTGAACAACCCGCCGTTCCACTCCCACCAGGCCACGACCGACGCGACGGCGTGGCGGATGTTCACGGGGGCGCGGCGCTCGCTGCGGCCGGGAGGCGAGCTGTGGGTGATCGGGAACCGGCACCTCGGCTACCACGTGAAGCTGAGGCGGTTGTTCGGGAACAGTGAAGTGGTGGCCTCCGACCCGAAGTTCGTGGTGCTGAGGGCGGTCAAGAAGGGTTAG
- a CDS encoding luciferase domain-containing protein produces the protein MTLASRALAQLATWPDLSRAVPSCGLGQAVSSARGEIAHFHSDRDVDLRLTDRAIRRFAKDLRDAGAIRIVPGSQWVTLRLDASSDVDLLLTLVSVALQAQQTSPDPLDRPPAGCNDQRGAGFVKADLGGV, from the coding sequence ATGACGTTGGCCTCGCGTGCGCTCGCGCAACTGGCGACCTGGCCCGACCTGAGCCGGGCGGTCCCGAGCTGCGGCCTGGGACAGGCGGTGAGTTCGGCCCGGGGCGAGATCGCCCACTTCCACTCGGACCGGGATGTCGACCTGCGGCTGACCGACCGGGCGATCCGCCGGTTCGCCAAGGACCTCCGGGACGCCGGGGCGATCAGGATCGTGCCCGGCTCGCAGTGGGTGACCCTGCGCCTCGACGCGTCGAGCGACGTCGATCTGCTGCTGACCCTGGTGAGCGTGGCGCTCCAGGCCCAGCAGACCTCGCCCGACCCGCTCGACCGGCCGCCGGCGGGCTGCAACGACCAGCGCGGCGCGGGTTTCGTGAAGGCGGACCTCGGCGGCGTCTGA
- a CDS encoding class II fructose-bisphosphate aldolase encodes MPLASTGDLVTAAAARGSAVAAFNVITLEHTEAVIAGAESAGAPVVLQVSENAVRFRYGRLLPLARAAVAAAERAAVPVALHLDHVQSEHLLRQAPDAGFSSVMYDAARLPYADNLLATRAAVDWAHAQGIWIEAELGQIGGKDGRPPLDAHAPGARTDPDQARDFVAGTGVDALAVAVGSVHAMTTRTAALDHALIKRLSAALPVPLVLHGSSGVPDDGLTAAVAGGIAKVNVGTALNAAMTGAIRDFLAAHPEAVDSRTYLGVGREAMAREVRRIIGVLSRAA; translated from the coding sequence GTGCCGCTCGCGTCCACCGGCGACCTGGTCACCGCGGCCGCCGCCCGCGGATCCGCCGTCGCCGCGTTCAACGTCATCACCCTCGAACACACCGAGGCCGTCATCGCCGGCGCCGAGTCGGCCGGCGCGCCCGTCGTGCTGCAGGTCAGCGAGAACGCCGTCAGGTTCCGCTACGGTCGGCTGCTGCCGCTGGCCCGGGCCGCCGTCGCCGCCGCCGAACGCGCCGCCGTGCCCGTCGCCCTGCACCTCGACCACGTGCAGAGCGAGCACCTGCTGCGCCAGGCGCCCGACGCCGGGTTCAGCTCCGTGATGTACGACGCGGCCCGGCTGCCGTACGCCGACAACCTCCTCGCCACCCGGGCCGCCGTCGACTGGGCGCATGCCCAAGGGATCTGGATCGAGGCCGAGCTGGGCCAGATCGGCGGCAAGGACGGCCGGCCCCCGCTGGACGCGCACGCGCCGGGCGCCCGCACCGACCCGGACCAGGCCCGCGACTTCGTGGCCGGCACCGGCGTCGACGCGCTCGCCGTCGCCGTCGGCAGCGTGCACGCGATGACCACCCGCACCGCCGCCCTCGACCACGCCCTGATCAAACGGCTGTCCGCCGCGCTGCCCGTCCCGCTCGTCCTGCACGGCTCCTCCGGCGTCCCGGACGACGGGCTGACCGCCGCGGTCGCCGGCGGCATCGCCAAGGTCAACGTCGGCACCGCCCTCAACGCGGCCATGACAGGCGCGATCCGGGACTTCCTCGCGGCTCACCCGGAGGCCGTCGACTCCCGCACGTACCTCGGCGTGGGACGGGAGGCGATGGCACGCGAGGTGCGCCGGATCATCGGCGTCCTGTCCCGGGCGGCCTAA
- a CDS encoding helix-turn-helix transcriptional regulator, whose product MKDEQSGNRFGSYLRARRELVTPAQAGLPAGGNRRVPGLRREEVALLAGISPDYYLRLERGRDKNPSPQVLESLARVLQLDDVERTYLLGLAAARPRAPRRRRPEHVPARVHQLLAHLQIPAFVEGRAFDVLASNPLAVALSPRLRPGENRLRSLLLDPEERAFHQDWAKATADFVAALRTTIGDDTDNPRFVELVGELALSSERFRTLWARQDVRSLDGGTTTVHHPVVGDLRLHRDKLPVDDVILVVYYPDKDSDSDEKLRLLAALSSTESAGTAHDRPADDPSPSTS is encoded by the coding sequence ATGAAGGATGAGCAATCCGGCAACCGGTTCGGCAGCTACCTGCGTGCCCGGCGGGAGCTGGTCACCCCGGCGCAGGCAGGACTCCCGGCCGGCGGCAACCGCCGCGTGCCCGGCCTGCGCCGAGAGGAAGTCGCCCTGCTCGCCGGCATCAGCCCCGACTACTACCTGCGCCTGGAACGGGGCCGCGACAAGAACCCCTCACCTCAGGTCCTCGAATCACTCGCGCGCGTCCTGCAACTGGACGACGTCGAGCGGACGTACCTGCTCGGCCTCGCGGCGGCACGCCCCAGGGCGCCGCGCCGCAGGCGGCCCGAGCACGTACCGGCGCGGGTGCACCAGCTGCTCGCCCACCTGCAGATCCCCGCGTTCGTGGAAGGGCGCGCGTTCGACGTCCTGGCCTCCAACCCCCTGGCCGTCGCACTCTCTCCCCGCCTGCGGCCGGGCGAGAACCGGCTGCGTTCTCTGCTCCTCGATCCCGAGGAACGAGCCTTTCACCAGGACTGGGCGAAAGCCACCGCCGATTTCGTCGCCGCGCTCCGGACCACCATCGGCGACGACACCGACAACCCCCGGTTCGTCGAGCTCGTCGGCGAACTCGCGCTGTCCAGCGAGCGGTTCCGCACCCTGTGGGCCCGCCAGGACGTCCGCAGCCTCGACGGAGGCACGACCACGGTCCACCACCCCGTGGTCGGCGACCTGCGCCTCCACCGGGACAAACTCCCCGTCGACGACGTCATCCTGGTCGTCTACTACCCTGACAAGGACAGCGACAGCGACGAGAAACTGCGGCTCCTCGCCGCACTCTCGTCCACCGAGTCCGCCGGCACGGCGCACGACAGGCCGGCGGACGATCCGAGCCCGAGCACCTCCTGA
- a CDS encoding ROK family protein, translated as MSGNADPRTAGERTTSRARLDRGRGALGPALELVHTGRAPTRAVLTAELGVTRATAGAVAAELEALGLIRVDARPGAAARSQGRPSHRLQVAEDGPVALAAQVHADGFRAALVGLGGRIVATAPGCETVEADPAKVLGSVVEAGAELLRTTGRRCVGAGLAVPSAVAEPDGLALNPLHLAWPVGAPVRRIFAERVREAGITGPAFAGNDVNLAALAEHRHGAGRGARDLLCVATGHRGVGGALVLDGRLHTGSSGLALEVGHLTVNPEGRPCHCGSRGCLDVEADPLALLVEAGREPGPEVSLLQQANDLLRTQYDDPAVRRATEALIDRLGLGLAGLVNILNPDRIILGGLHRTLLDADPERLRAVVADRSLWGQSGGVPILPCTLDHNSLVGAAELAWQPVLDDPLTALR; from the coding sequence ATGAGCGGCAACGCGGATCCCCGGACGGCGGGGGAGAGGACCACCTCGAGAGCGCGGCTGGACCGGGGGCGCGGCGCCCTGGGCCCCGCGCTGGAGCTGGTGCACACCGGGCGGGCGCCGACCCGCGCCGTGCTCACCGCGGAACTCGGCGTCACCCGGGCCACCGCGGGAGCCGTGGCCGCCGAGCTGGAGGCGCTCGGCCTGATCCGGGTGGACGCCCGGCCGGGTGCCGCGGCCCGTTCCCAGGGCCGCCCCTCGCACCGGCTCCAGGTCGCCGAGGACGGCCCGGTGGCGCTCGCCGCCCAGGTCCACGCCGATGGCTTCCGGGCCGCGCTGGTCGGTCTCGGCGGGCGGATCGTGGCGACCGCGCCCGGCTGCGAGACCGTCGAGGCCGACCCGGCGAAGGTGCTCGGCTCGGTCGTCGAGGCGGGCGCCGAGCTGCTGCGCACGACCGGCCGCCGCTGCGTCGGCGCCGGCCTCGCCGTACCGTCCGCCGTGGCCGAGCCCGACGGTCTCGCCCTCAACCCGCTGCACCTGGCGTGGCCCGTCGGCGCCCCGGTCCGGCGCATCTTCGCCGAGCGGGTGCGCGAGGCCGGCATCACCGGCCCGGCGTTCGCCGGCAACGACGTCAACCTCGCCGCGCTCGCCGAACACCGGCACGGCGCGGGGCGGGGCGCCCGGGACCTGCTGTGCGTGGCCACCGGGCACCGGGGGGTCGGCGGCGCGCTGGTGCTGGACGGCCGCCTGCACACCGGCAGTTCGGGGCTCGCCCTGGAGGTCGGCCACCTCACCGTCAACCCCGAGGGCCGGCCCTGCCACTGCGGCAGCCGCGGCTGCCTGGACGTCGAGGCCGACCCGCTGGCCCTGCTGGTGGAGGCCGGCCGTGAGCCGGGTCCCGAGGTGTCCCTGCTCCAGCAGGCCAACGACCTGCTGCGCACCCAGTACGACGACCCCGCCGTCCGCCGGGCCACCGAGGCGCTGATCGACCGGCTGGGCCTGGGCCTGGCCGGACTCGTGAACATCCTCAACCCCGACCGCATCATCCTCGGCGGCCTGCACCGCACTCTCCTGGACGCCGACCCGGAACGGCTGCGCGCCGTCGTCGCCGACCGCAGCCTGTGGGGGCAGAGCGGCGGAGTGCCGATCCTGCCCTGCACGCTCGACCACAACAGCCTCGTCGGAGCGGCGGAACTGGCCTGGCAGCCGGTCCTGGACGACCCGCTGACGGCACTGCGCTGA